Proteins encoded within one genomic window of Rossellomorea vietnamensis:
- a CDS encoding DUF445 domain-containing protein, giving the protein MLDAFILVLFMVIVGALIGGVTNSLAIKMLFRPYRAYYIGKFKVPFTPGLIPKRRGELAEQLGKMVVDHLITPESLQKKVMNEDFQKDVTLWLSEELQPVFTSDKTVNEWLDTLQIPVSSERLNEWLEDWIAVKIKDTKMSYTSMKLEEALPERWQEKVSESIPKLVDFIANRAEAYFTSPEGKMKVKIMIDDFLKERGMLGNMLGMFLGNTSVADKVQPEIVKFIKHEGTQEILFNLLTQEWSKLKQMKLEEFIDRLPEEELIHTVQSSLVKLVNIDGHLSKPLRSWLEPHKDSFFDIQLPKWVDRGTDLLSGKIPNLMEKMHLQHIVQEQVESFSVGRLEELVLGISRREFKMITYLGALLGGVIGIIQGLIALFIS; this is encoded by the coding sequence ATGCTAGATGCTTTCATCCTGGTATTATTCATGGTAATCGTTGGGGCCCTTATTGGGGGAGTCACCAATTCACTTGCAATAAAAATGTTATTCAGGCCTTATCGGGCATACTATATCGGAAAATTCAAAGTCCCATTTACACCGGGGCTGATCCCGAAACGCCGGGGGGAATTGGCAGAGCAACTCGGGAAGATGGTGGTGGACCACTTAATCACCCCTGAAAGCCTTCAGAAAAAAGTGATGAATGAAGACTTCCAAAAGGATGTGACACTTTGGCTATCCGAAGAATTGCAGCCGGTCTTCACATCCGACAAAACGGTGAATGAGTGGCTCGACACCCTCCAAATCCCCGTTTCCTCCGAGAGACTCAATGAATGGCTCGAAGACTGGATCGCAGTAAAGATCAAGGATACGAAGATGTCCTATACGTCTATGAAACTGGAAGAAGCACTTCCTGAGAGGTGGCAGGAAAAGGTTTCAGAAAGTATACCGAAGCTTGTCGACTTCATTGCAAACAGGGCGGAAGCGTATTTCACAAGCCCGGAAGGAAAAATGAAAGTGAAGATCATGATCGACGATTTCCTCAAAGAACGCGGCATGCTCGGAAATATGCTGGGCATGTTCCTCGGCAACACCTCGGTTGCGGATAAAGTGCAGCCGGAAATCGTCAAGTTCATCAAGCACGAAGGGACACAGGAGATCCTCTTTAACCTGTTGACCCAAGAGTGGTCGAAGCTGAAACAAATGAAACTGGAAGAGTTCATCGACAGATTGCCGGAAGAGGAGCTCATCCACACAGTCCAATCGTCACTTGTCAAACTCGTCAACATTGACGGTCACCTCTCCAAACCGCTCAGGTCCTGGCTCGAACCGCACAAGGATTCCTTCTTCGATATCCAGCTGCCGAAATGGGTGGATAGAGGGACGGACCTCTTATCCGGGAAGATTCCGAATCTCATGGAAAAGATGCACCTTCAGCATATCGTTCAGGAGCAGGTTGAATCATTCTCTGTCGGCAGGCTCGAGGAACTAGTCCTCGGCATATCGAGGCGGGAATTCAAAATGATCACGTATCTCGGGGCTCTGCTCGGCGGTGTGATCGGGATTATCCAGGGATTGATCGCCCTTTTCATATCCTGA
- a CDS encoding ferritin-like domain-containing protein: MNSFIRDLEKAISDEWTGYYFYKELKARTNNPLYVEFIEHAQKDEKEHYEMFQYLHYLLTGEYYEHKKEKVGFTTFKEGVLRALKDELEGAEFYRDMLLEIPNQQAYKPLFIAMTDEQEHATRFSTIYNSLR, encoded by the coding sequence ATGAATTCGTTTATTCGTGATTTAGAGAAGGCGATCAGTGATGAATGGACAGGTTATTATTTCTATAAAGAGCTAAAAGCGCGGACCAATAATCCTCTGTACGTAGAGTTTATTGAACATGCTCAAAAAGACGAAAAAGAACATTATGAAATGTTTCAATATCTGCATTATCTATTGACGGGAGAGTATTATGAGCACAAGAAAGAAAAGGTGGGGTTCACCACTTTCAAGGAAGGGGTGCTCCGTGCACTGAAGGATGAACTGGAGGGTGCGGAGTTTTACCGGGATATGCTCCTGGAGATTCCAAATCAGCAGGCGTATAAACCGCTTTTTATTGCCATGACAGATGAACAGGAACATGCAACCAGGTTTTCAACCATCTATAATTCCTTACGATAA
- a CDS encoding YheC/YheD family protein, whose translation MNILYDRMKKTFFHGEEPITTYGFAKDSFLLSSIASNQCYTFTISHRKGNRPAIPLVGIVSSKEGKNKYKGNFELFRSIQQDVEQSGGICFVFSPQDVLGDSIEGIMYNHVLHKWVRCLFPVPNVIYNRVPSRHAEQNQAYEKLLRFIKKHGIPFFNPHFFNKWEIHELLSKNDELKAYLPQTELVTDEASLSRFLTTHHKIYVKHALASQGKGIRLIELDDRGGVLCKSIKKIERFVSISRLHQTYNEWFLGNEWIMQEAVPCKTMHEHRFDFRILVLHTGDDFRLIGIGVRMSQRQEVTTHVPAGGKIISLKEVADAETKKEISRIVQTCGEELAKSFGYVGEFSIDLAPKEQGGFVLFEINSKPMCFDETEIERKRRKQLVRTFMTLSAQNSEG comes from the coding sequence ATGAACATCCTTTACGACCGGATGAAGAAGACCTTTTTTCACGGGGAAGAACCCATTACTACCTATGGATTTGCGAAGGATTCCTTTCTCTTATCCTCTATAGCTTCCAATCAATGCTATACCTTTACCATCTCTCACCGAAAGGGGAATCGTCCCGCGATCCCCTTAGTCGGCATCGTTTCAAGTAAAGAAGGAAAAAACAAATATAAGGGAAACTTTGAATTATTCCGGTCGATACAACAGGACGTCGAGCAGTCTGGAGGAATCTGTTTCGTCTTCTCCCCGCAGGATGTACTGGGCGATTCGATAGAGGGGATCATGTATAATCATGTTTTACACAAATGGGTAAGATGCCTGTTTCCCGTTCCGAACGTCATTTACAATCGGGTCCCATCAAGGCATGCCGAGCAAAACCAAGCATACGAAAAGCTTCTTCGTTTTATCAAGAAACATGGGATTCCATTCTTCAATCCCCATTTCTTTAATAAATGGGAAATCCACGAGCTGTTGTCCAAAAATGATGAGCTCAAAGCATATTTGCCGCAGACCGAGCTGGTTACCGATGAAGCCTCCCTTTCACGTTTCTTGACCACTCATCATAAAATATATGTTAAACACGCTCTCGCTTCGCAAGGAAAAGGGATTCGCCTGATTGAACTGGATGACAGAGGCGGGGTCCTATGTAAAAGCATTAAGAAAATAGAGAGGTTCGTATCGATCTCCCGCCTTCATCAAACGTATAACGAATGGTTTTTGGGCAATGAGTGGATCATGCAGGAAGCGGTCCCTTGTAAAACAATGCACGAACACCGCTTCGACTTTCGCATATTAGTCCTTCACACGGGTGATGATTTCCGTTTGATCGGTATCGGGGTCCGCATGTCCCAGCGTCAGGAAGTCACCACCCATGTACCTGCCGGCGGCAAAATCATTTCCCTGAAGGAAGTGGCAGATGCAGAAACAAAAAAAGAAATTTCGAGGATCGTTCAAACATGCGGGGAAGAACTGGCCAAATCGTTTGGCTATGTAGGGGAGTTTTCCATTGATCTCGCTCCCAAAGAACAAGGGGGATTCGTATTGTTTGAAATTAATTCAAAGCCGATGTGTTTCGACGAGACAGAGATTGAGAGGAAGCGGAGAAAACAGCTTGTCCGTACGTTCATGACACTCAGTGCACAAAACAGTGAAGGTTGA
- a CDS encoding metal-sensitive transcriptional regulator: MEYTKEVTNRMKRLEGQVRGVLKMMEDEKHCKDVVTQLSAVRTAVDRTIGLIVAKNLEACIRESEEEGIKAEDAIQEAVNMLVKSR; encoded by the coding sequence ATGGAATATACAAAAGAAGTTACGAATCGAATGAAACGTCTTGAAGGTCAGGTCCGTGGTGTATTGAAAATGATGGAGGATGAGAAACATTGTAAGGATGTTGTGACTCAACTATCAGCCGTTCGAACTGCTGTTGACCGAACAATCGGCCTCATCGTGGCAAAGAATCTGGAAGCGTGCATACGCGAGTCGGAAGAAGAGGGCATAAAGGCGGAAGATGCGATCCAGGAAGCTGTCAATATGCTCGTTAAAAGTCGATAA
- a CDS encoding alpha/beta-type small acid-soluble spore protein, producing MQQQQSRSNSSNQLVAPGAQQAIDQMKYEIASEFGVQLGPDATARANGSVGGEITKRLVQMAEQQIGGGYQK from the coding sequence ATGCAACAGCAACAATCTCGCAGCAATTCATCTAACCAACTAGTAGCTCCAGGAGCTCAACAAGCAATCGACCAAATGAAGTACGAAATCGCTTCTGAGTTCGGCGTACAATTAGGACCAGATGCAACAGCTCGTGCTAACGGTTCTGTAGGTGGAGAAATCACTAAACGCCTGGTTCAAATGGCTGAACAACAAATCGGTGGCGGGTACCAAAAATAA
- a CDS encoding ABC transporter ATP-binding protein, which yields MAELKLEHIHKIYDSKVTAVNDFNLHIQDKEFIVFVGPSGCGKSTTLRMIAGLEEISKGDFSIDGKRVNDVAPKDRDIAMVFQNYALYPHMSVYDNMAFGLKLRKFDKQEIDRRVQEAAKILGLEALLDRKPKALSGGQRQRVALGRAIVRDAKVFLMDEPLSNLDAKLRVQMRAEIAKLHQRLQTTTIYVTHDQTEAMTMATRIVVMKDGVIQQVGSPKEVYDKPENVFVGGFIGSPAMNFFHGSLEDGKFVIGNTKVSVPEGKMKVLREQGHVGKSIILGVRPEDIHDEPLFLDTAQGAKITAKIEVSELTGAETMLYSQLEGQEFVARVDSRTDIVAGQTIDLAFDMNKAHFFDSESESRIR from the coding sequence GTGGCTGAATTAAAATTAGAACATATCCACAAGATTTATGATAGTAAGGTAACGGCGGTAAATGACTTTAACCTTCACATTCAAGATAAAGAATTCATCGTATTTGTTGGACCATCGGGCTGTGGGAAATCCACCACCCTTCGCATGATTGCCGGGCTCGAAGAAATATCCAAAGGGGATTTCTCCATTGACGGAAAACGCGTAAATGATGTGGCGCCTAAAGACCGTGACATCGCCATGGTGTTCCAGAACTATGCCTTATACCCTCATATGAGTGTGTATGATAATATGGCATTCGGTCTTAAACTGCGTAAGTTCGATAAACAGGAAATTGACCGTCGCGTACAGGAAGCGGCCAAGATCCTCGGTCTTGAAGCACTGCTAGACCGGAAACCGAAAGCTTTATCAGGTGGTCAGCGTCAGCGTGTTGCACTTGGCCGTGCCATCGTCCGTGATGCGAAAGTATTCTTAATGGATGAGCCTTTATCCAATCTTGATGCTAAGCTTCGTGTACAGATGCGTGCTGAAATTGCCAAGCTTCACCAACGTTTACAGACAACAACGATCTACGTAACACATGATCAGACAGAAGCGATGACGATGGCTACACGTATCGTTGTCATGAAAGACGGTGTGATTCAACAAGTTGGTTCTCCCAAAGAAGTATATGATAAACCGGAAAATGTCTTCGTAGGCGGATTCATCGGATCACCTGCCATGAACTTCTTCCACGGATCCCTGGAAGATGGGAAGTTCGTCATCGGCAATACGAAAGTGTCTGTACCGGAAGGAAAAATGAAAGTGCTTCGCGAACAAGGCCATGTAGGAAAGAGCATCATCCTTGGTGTACGTCCTGAAGATATCCATGACGAGCCTCTTTTCCTGGATACCGCTCAAGGTGCGAAAATCACGGCGAAGATTGAAGTATCTGAATTAACGGGTGCTGAAACGATGCTGTATTCTCAATTAGAAGGACAAGAGTTTGTAGCCCGGGTTGATTCCCGTACAGATATCGTTGCAGGACAAACGATCGATCTTGCATTCGATATGAACAAAGCTCATTTCTTTGATTCAGAATCTGAGTCAAGGATCCGATAA
- a CDS encoding YheC/YheD family protein, with product MNQSLGIMTLTPEVTNEYFLEIAKQSLSYPIDLYLFSPQGISPLNETVEGFHFDRVTGEWEKDAFEIPEYIYDRTYYQKDMKSRQARAVVQWLKNQKHIRFLGYGLPNKWHLYEKLKQTSLAPYIPVTSLVADGKHLLNLLLKHKDIIIKPVDGAHGFAVYHLVFNQQSIVVRTTKKQGIIEQSFPNEDVFLKWVDHMLKVHTFICQKRLPNLTKGNAPFDMRILMNKDHKGEWREFQRAIRQGEENGILTNISRGASYLSYSEWKDTQNSHGWDFIDEELTSILEEVPILLEKHFSPLFEIGVDLIIGDDHSLWILDLNSKPGHKVVDALQPGKLSTLYQAPLDYCDFLSSQSLSSLRRGDF from the coding sequence ATGAATCAATCATTGGGCATCATGACCCTCACTCCTGAAGTGACAAATGAATATTTTCTCGAAATCGCAAAGCAGTCCCTTTCTTATCCAATCGACCTTTACCTGTTTTCCCCTCAGGGAATATCTCCTTTAAACGAAACCGTGGAAGGATTCCACTTCGACAGGGTGACAGGGGAATGGGAAAAAGATGCCTTTGAAATCCCTGAGTACATTTATGACAGAACGTATTACCAGAAAGATATGAAGTCCCGGCAGGCGAGAGCTGTCGTTCAATGGTTGAAGAACCAGAAGCATATCCGTTTCCTTGGGTACGGATTGCCAAACAAATGGCATCTTTATGAAAAGCTGAAACAGACCTCCCTCGCCCCCTATATCCCTGTAACATCCTTAGTAGCCGATGGAAAACATTTATTAAATCTCCTCCTCAAACATAAAGATATAATAATCAAACCTGTCGACGGGGCTCATGGGTTTGCTGTTTACCATCTCGTTTTCAATCAACAGAGTATTGTCGTTCGCACCACCAAAAAGCAAGGAATCATAGAACAATCATTTCCAAATGAAGATGTCTTTCTAAAATGGGTTGACCACATGCTCAAGGTTCACACGTTCATTTGTCAAAAAAGGCTGCCAAACCTGACGAAAGGAAATGCCCCTTTCGATATGCGGATTCTCATGAATAAAGATCACAAGGGGGAATGGAGGGAATTTCAACGAGCGATCCGCCAAGGTGAAGAGAATGGGATTCTGACGAATATCAGCCGCGGTGCTTCCTATCTTTCATACTCGGAGTGGAAGGATACCCAGAATTCCCATGGATGGGATTTTATCGACGAAGAACTTACATCCATTTTGGAAGAAGTCCCTATACTGCTTGAAAAACATTTTTCCCCTCTTTTTGAAATCGGGGTCGACCTCATTATCGGGGATGATCATTCCCTATGGATCCTGGATTTGAACTCTAAGCCGGGGCATAAGGTAGTGGATGCATTACAACCCGGGAAGCTGTCAACATTATATCAGGCACCTTTAGATTATTGTGACTTTCTATCCTCACAATCTCTTTCATCCTTAAGGCGAGGTGATTTCTAA
- a CDS encoding YheE family protein gives MIQHFQFKNMYENKQLPGWTFSFYFSGTKYTGTYHKDGRIEWTGPNPPADKEEILKKQLHELMLFHVYE, from the coding sequence ATGATCCAACATTTTCAATTTAAGAACATGTACGAAAATAAACAGCTCCCGGGCTGGACATTTTCCTTTTATTTCAGCGGGACGAAATATACAGGAACATACCATAAAGACGGAAGAATCGAATGGACCGGCCCCAATCCTCCGGCTGACAAGGAAGAGATCCTTAAGAAGCAGCTGCATGAACTGATGCTATTCCATGTTTATGAGTGA
- a CDS encoding Cof-type HAD-IIB family hydrolase: MMIYRMLALNIDGTIVNENGKIAKETKEAIEYVQDKGVPVTLVTSRSFASAKKVAKALKLESPIVTHSGAYIAGELEKPIYVKKIAEDITYEISQFLEGFSCQVHLSHEKRSIVGKTSTRAREMAKVSWQRESKLLYSKQFVDRVSDHLLENPMSVPKISVVMEHREDVWDVVASLKGMYEEVDAIPTSDYKLDIVPRGVSKLRGLMYLSERLGVKKHQIVMVGSGIDDIDSMECSGLGVAMGDAPRQVREAADWITRSQVEKGIPYFVTELFRKQHPIPFLKKMNIIKS; the protein is encoded by the coding sequence ATGATGATCTATCGAATGCTGGCTTTGAATATTGATGGCACGATTGTAAATGAAAACGGAAAAATTGCGAAGGAAACGAAGGAAGCAATTGAGTACGTTCAAGATAAAGGGGTTCCGGTCACATTGGTTACAAGCCGGAGTTTTGCTTCTGCTAAGAAAGTAGCCAAAGCCCTGAAGCTTGAAAGCCCGATTGTTACACACAGCGGTGCCTATATCGCAGGCGAGCTTGAAAAACCGATATATGTGAAAAAAATTGCGGAAGACATTACGTATGAAATCTCTCAATTCCTTGAAGGCTTTTCATGTCAGGTACATTTGTCCCATGAAAAGCGATCCATCGTAGGCAAAACCAGTACCCGGGCACGTGAGATGGCAAAGGTCTCATGGCAAAGAGAATCCAAATTACTTTACAGCAAACAGTTTGTGGACCGGGTGAGTGATCACCTCTTGGAGAATCCGATGTCGGTTCCGAAGATTTCGGTTGTGATGGAGCACAGGGAAGACGTATGGGACGTTGTCGCTTCGTTAAAAGGAATGTATGAAGAAGTGGACGCAATCCCGACGTCAGACTATAAGCTGGATATCGTTCCCAGGGGTGTTTCAAAGCTCAGGGGATTGATGTATCTGTCTGAGCGTCTCGGAGTGAAGAAACATCAAATCGTGATGGTGGGATCCGGCATCGATGACATTGATTCCATGGAATGCTCAGGTCTCGGTGTCGCCATGGGAGATGCACCACGTCAAGTGCGGGAAGCGGCGGACTGGATCACACGCAGTCAGGTTGAAAAAGGGATTCCGTACTTTGTCACTGAGTTATTCCGTAAACAACATCCCATCCCATTCCTGAAAAAAATGAACATCATAAAATCGTGA
- a CDS encoding YlbF family regulator: MAINLYDQANDLESALRQSDEFLQLKKMYDEVNNDESANKMFENFRNIQMTLQQKQMSGEEISQEEVEQAQKTAQLVQQHEKIAKLMEAEQRMSMVINDLNKVIMKPLEELYGSMQK; encoded by the coding sequence TTGGCTATTAACTTATACGATCAAGCGAACGATCTGGAAAGCGCATTGCGTCAGAGCGATGAATTCCTGCAATTGAAGAAAATGTATGATGAAGTAAACAATGACGAATCTGCTAACAAGATGTTTGAAAACTTCAGAAACATTCAAATGACTCTTCAACAAAAACAAATGAGCGGTGAAGAGATTTCACAGGAAGAAGTGGAGCAGGCTCAAAAAACAGCTCAACTTGTTCAGCAACATGAAAAGATTGCAAAGCTTATGGAAGCTGAGCAACGCATGAGCATGGTGATCAATGACTTAAACAAAGTCATCATGAAGCCGCTTGAAGAACTTTACGGTTCAATGCAAAAATAA
- a CDS encoding PucR family transcriptional regulator gives MFTSLRKKYPGAIIQHHYPTSLESTKVWFTNEQEDEYIGIDQSEISQPELDLLYCLFQEITPSPGSVNDSHDSAEWYHYLLENGPVPSMHDGEFRIIQFSLKEGREQLQLREAFQHLLPHGTILIFLSDRMGLLIERKHEWMMDEEQLQSISHVIESDFFVSPSFYIGQFHDADSHFPAFFAHERELFSFSGTIHKQAFIQSAVTVLPEFTLHHFPHAWEEHFFKKVADFFSEDPEQIHTIRAFLENQSNISQTAKTLFMHRNSVQYRIDKFIERTNIDIKSFQGGILAYFACLSFQSDNLPNNV, from the coding sequence ATGTTTACATCTTTACGTAAAAAATATCCTGGCGCCATCATTCAGCACCATTATCCCACAAGCCTCGAATCTACAAAAGTCTGGTTTACGAACGAACAGGAAGATGAATATATAGGGATCGATCAATCAGAGATTTCCCAGCCGGAATTGGATTTATTATATTGCTTGTTTCAAGAAATCACTCCTTCACCTGGAAGCGTGAATGATTCTCACGATTCCGCTGAGTGGTACCATTATTTACTGGAGAACGGGCCGGTCCCGTCAATGCATGATGGAGAGTTCCGCATCATTCAATTCAGTCTGAAGGAAGGCAGGGAACAGCTTCAACTGAGAGAAGCGTTCCAACATTTATTACCACACGGGACCATCCTCATTTTCCTCTCAGATCGCATGGGACTGCTTATAGAAAGGAAGCATGAGTGGATGATGGATGAGGAACAGCTGCAGTCGATTTCCCATGTCATTGAATCGGATTTCTTCGTCAGTCCTTCTTTTTACATTGGGCAGTTTCATGATGCCGATTCACATTTCCCTGCTTTTTTCGCCCATGAACGTGAGCTATTTTCGTTTTCTGGAACCATTCATAAGCAGGCATTCATCCAGTCGGCCGTGACGGTTCTGCCTGAATTCACCCTACACCACTTTCCGCATGCATGGGAGGAGCATTTCTTTAAAAAGGTCGCCGACTTCTTTTCTGAAGATCCTGAACAAATTCACACCATCAGGGCATTTCTCGAAAATCAGTCCAATATCAGTCAGACCGCCAAGACATTATTCATGCATCGGAACAGTGTCCAGTACCGGATTGATAAGTTTATTGAAAGAACAAATATAGATATTAAAAGCTTTCAAGGTGGTATCCTTGCCTACTTTGCCTGTTTAAGCTTCCAATCTGACAACCTGCCCAATAATGTTTAG
- a CDS encoding YheC/YheD family protein yields the protein MLHAYKVEYFQDEESTLYLPSGFKTGEDTFPHTVVLGTGRQPASCRRHPNGRNVMGISTGLAEKLHLPSKVDSLSLYCKDECLHAGVLIGIFTAGFTSFRLSPIGQRSHFFKKLLSVQSSLGVIPFVFGEQHIDWENGLIKGFFHFGEGWETEEIPFPNVIYDRLPNRQSEKRKTYQGLKERLEREYGIPWYNPGFFNKLDLFERLENDPTVQHFLPETRPFQSFEEMERMLSAYNHIYLKPKNGSLGNGIHKITYNRSTEEYYCRFRDGDQKNRLLKFKSLELLANTVFKSRNLDSFIVQQGISLLKENNRPIDFRVHTNKDEEGNWQVSAMAGKVAGTGSVTTHANNGGEVRVLSELFPEEKERQTIEGSLKDAALLLSHAIEGNLEGFIGEIGFDFGVDDNHRIWMFEANSKPGRSIFSHPDLKRFDLLTRKLALSFGIFLTHQSLDHPEEMIP from the coding sequence ATGCTCCATGCATATAAAGTCGAATACTTCCAAGATGAAGAAAGCACCCTATACCTTCCTTCCGGGTTCAAAACCGGGGAAGACACCTTTCCACATACCGTGGTACTCGGGACCGGAAGACAACCTGCCAGCTGCAGGCGCCATCCGAATGGCCGTAACGTGATGGGAATCAGTACAGGTTTAGCGGAAAAGCTGCACCTTCCTTCAAAAGTGGATTCCCTCTCCCTCTATTGTAAAGACGAATGTCTACACGCAGGGGTACTGATTGGAATATTCACTGCGGGTTTCACAAGTTTCCGGTTAAGTCCCATCGGACAACGCTCCCACTTCTTCAAGAAACTATTATCGGTTCAATCTTCCTTGGGAGTCATCCCCTTTGTATTTGGAGAACAGCATATTGATTGGGAAAATGGACTCATTAAAGGATTCTTTCATTTTGGGGAAGGATGGGAAACGGAAGAAATCCCTTTCCCGAATGTGATTTATGACAGACTCCCAAACAGACAGAGTGAAAAGCGGAAAACCTATCAGGGACTGAAGGAGAGACTGGAAAGAGAATACGGCATTCCGTGGTATAATCCAGGATTCTTCAATAAACTCGACCTATTCGAGAGATTGGAAAATGACCCCACTGTTCAACACTTCCTTCCTGAAACCAGGCCGTTCCAATCATTCGAAGAAATGGAGCGGATGCTTTCCGCCTATAACCATATTTATTTGAAGCCGAAGAACGGGAGTCTCGGAAACGGAATACACAAAATCACATATAACCGGTCCACAGAAGAGTATTACTGCCGTTTCAGGGACGGTGATCAGAAGAACCGCTTACTTAAGTTTAAATCACTGGAGCTGTTGGCCAATACAGTGTTCAAAAGCCGGAATCTGGACTCCTTTATCGTCCAGCAGGGTATCTCCTTACTGAAAGAAAATAATCGTCCCATCGACTTCAGGGTCCATACCAATAAAGACGAAGAAGGAAACTGGCAAGTCAGTGCAATGGCAGGAAAAGTAGCGGGAACGGGAAGTGTGACGACACATGCGAACAATGGTGGAGAAGTGAGGGTCCTTTCAGAACTGTTCCCGGAAGAAAAGGAAAGACAAACCATTGAAGGGTCATTAAAGGACGCGGCTTTATTGTTGTCACACGCCATTGAGGGGAATCTTGAAGGGTTCATCGGTGAAATAGGCTTCGATTTCGGTGTGGACGACAACCATCGCATTTGGATGTTTGAAGCAAACTCAAAGCCTGGCAGATCGATATTCTCACATCCTGACTTAAAAAGGTTTGACTTACTAACAAGGAAACTCGCCTTATCATTTGGTATTTTCCTCACCCACCAAAGCTTGGATCATCCCGAGGAAATGATACCATGA
- a CDS encoding YheC/YheD family protein: MKIKCSFVSHQHTKDHHHLYIPEKWMDRFPFQRQMTLKCGSSLLDVTCIGTKTDSLQIMLDTSDSLFASFPTMENIWIFIDAGMIHMGPVAALLLNQSTVATIHSHSLKEYFTECQEWFQRKGGFFYLLPLSSFTGNKREGVYYNGNDWETGLLPDPHVLYNRCHSRKIERSPSFQSALGRTLDRGIQVFNSGFLSKDEVYNALKDSPILSPHLPETVKGLHSLEKMLTLHHDVFVKGINGSKGRYIMRIQKRDDGYHVQQNSFSTENPLTFPTYPALYKQLKAWCNRSYLVQETIPFLTVEGQPLDFRFLCHQNRNKDWELVSSVARIASRGQFVANVDQGGRIEKPLAVLQTIFSPRESLAIMKGMKELCIHASTLLADSMEGHFAELGIDIGIDHSGKPWLIEINSKPSKRTYLENDRIRPSVKALYEYSLAIWTNKEE; encoded by the coding sequence ATGAAGATAAAATGTTCATTTGTTTCGCATCAACACACGAAGGATCATCATCATTTATATATTCCAGAAAAATGGATGGACCGCTTCCCTTTTCAACGACAAATGACGTTGAAATGTGGCAGCTCCCTTCTTGATGTGACATGTATAGGAACAAAAACAGATTCTTTACAGATTATGTTGGATACATCCGATTCATTATTCGCATCCTTCCCGACAATGGAAAATATATGGATTTTCATCGATGCCGGGATGATTCATATGGGACCGGTTGCGGCTCTCTTACTCAATCAATCTACGGTCGCGACCATCCATTCCCATTCTTTAAAGGAATATTTTACAGAGTGTCAGGAATGGTTTCAACGAAAAGGTGGATTTTTCTACCTGCTTCCCCTTTCCTCCTTCACCGGGAATAAAAGGGAAGGCGTTTATTATAACGGGAACGATTGGGAAACCGGTCTTCTACCTGATCCCCATGTCCTATACAATCGATGTCACTCACGGAAAATAGAGCGGTCCCCTTCCTTTCAAAGTGCTCTTGGCCGCACTCTGGACCGGGGTATCCAGGTTTTCAATTCCGGCTTTTTGTCCAAGGACGAGGTATACAATGCATTAAAAGACAGCCCCATCCTTTCTCCACACCTGCCGGAAACCGTAAAGGGACTTCATTCCCTGGAGAAGATGCTTACCTTGCATCACGATGTTTTCGTGAAAGGGATAAATGGGAGCAAGGGACGCTACATCATGCGTATCCAAAAAAGAGACGATGGATATCATGTGCAGCAGAATTCATTTTCGACTGAGAATCCCCTCACATTCCCCACCTACCCTGCTTTGTACAAACAGCTTAAGGCATGGTGCAATCGTTCTTATCTGGTTCAGGAGACGATCCCCTTTCTAACGGTCGAAGGACAGCCTTTGGACTTTCGCTTTCTCTGTCATCAGAACCGGAATAAAGACTGGGAGCTGGTCTCATCGGTTGCAAGAATCGCTTCAAGGGGTCAATTCGTGGCAAATGTCGACCAGGGCGGACGAATCGAAAAGCCTCTCGCGGTTTTGCAAACAATTTTTTCTCCCAGGGAGAGCCTGGCTATCATGAAAGGGATGAAAGAATTATGTATACACGCTTCAACACTTCTTGCCGATAGCATGGAAGGACATTTCGCAGAACTCGGCATCGATATCGGCATAGATCATTCTGGAAAACCCTGGCTGATCGAAATCAATTCCAAGCCTTCTAAACGGACCTACTTAGAGAACGACAGGATTCGTCCTTCGGTTAAAGCACTTTATGAATATAGTTTGGCCATCTGGACTAATAAGGAGGAATAA